The nucleotide sequence GGCGCGCGCTGGCGCGCAGCCATTCGATGATGCCGGCGGGCAGTTGCAGCCTATGGGCGTGGGGCGCGCCGGCAACCAGCAGCGTGTCGAAACGGTCCTGTGCCTGGCCGGCGACCAGATCCGGCAGGATCCGCGTGCCGGAGGAGCTGCGCAATGGCCCCGGCTCGCAGGCGACCACGCGCAGTTCGTAATAGTCCTGGCCGGCCTCCAGGTTCGCCTGCGCGAAGACATCCAAGGGGCCGGAGACGTCCAGCAGCTGTACGCCCGGCAGTGCCAGGACGGCGATCGATTTGGCCATTTTTCGTCGATGCTCCCGCGTCGGGTCCGCCATGTCGCGATGAGGGGTGAAATGGCAGTATATGACGTGTTACGCCGATTGATGCCAGGGTTTCCAGCTCGCACAATGATTCCACGCAATCATTCCGGAGCACGGATCATGAGCCTGACCATAGGCGGTATCGCCATCCCCGACAGCCAACTGGCACGCGAAATCACGGACCTGGTCCGTGACACCGAGTCGCCTTTGCTTTTCCATCATTCCAGCCGCGTGTATTACTTCGGCGCGCTGGCCGGCAAGCGCCGCGGCTTGAAGTTCGATGCGGAGCTTCTGTATGCCGGCGCCATGTTCCACGACATGGGGCTGACCCATGCGCACGCCAGCCAGGACCTGCGCTTCGAAGTGGACGGCGCCAACGTCGCGCGCGACTTCCTGCGCAGCCACGGTATTTCGCAACAGGACATAGACCTGGTGTGGACCGCCATCGCGCTGCACACCACGCCCGGTGTCCCGGAACACATGCACCCCGTGATCGCGCTGGTCACGGCGGGCGTTGAAATGGATGTGCTGGGTATCGACTATGCGGGATTCAGCGATGCCGACCGCGAAGCCGTCGTGCACGCGCATCCGCGCGGCGACAACTTCAAGGAGAACATCATCCAGACCTTCTACGACGGCATCAAGCACAAGCCGCAGACGACCTTCGGCAACGTCAAGGCGGATGTCATCGCCGACAAGGAGCCGCATTTCCATCGCGGCAACTTCTGCAGCGTGATACGCGGGTCGGCCTGGCGCGCGTAGGCGGCGGGCTTGCCCCGCCGGCCATTACATCATCGCGACTTCGTTTTGCACGAACTTGCGGATGCGGACCGCATCCGCGATACGCGAATACTTGCCTTGCGAATCGAGCAGCACGATGGCCAGGTCGCGGCCCTGGATATGGGCCAGCATCACCAGGCATTCCCCGGCTTCGTTGATGAAGCCGGTCTTGGAGACCTTGATGTCCCAGTCCGCGCTGCGCACCAGCGCGTTGGTGTTGCGGAAGGTGCGCATCTGCCCGCGGCCCATGTCCACGTCGTATTCCGTATCCGTGGTGTAGCGGTGGATCAGGGGACGCTGCGAGGCCGCGCGCAGCAGCCGGACCAGATCGCGCGGCGAGGAAACGTTCTCGCTGGACAGGCCGGTGGGCTCGACGAAGTGGGTGTCCATCATCCCCAGTTCGCGGGCCTTGGCATTCATGGCCTTGACGAAGGCCGGCATGCCGCCGGGGTAGTAACGGCCCAGCGCGTGCGCGGCACGGTTCTCCGACGACATCAGCGCGACGTGCAGCATGTCGGCGCGGCTCAGGCGCGAGCCCACCGGCAGCCGCGACGCGGCATGGCGCAGGCGGTCGATGTCATCGTCGGTGACCTCCAGCATGTCGTCCATGGGCTGGTTGGCATCGACCACGACCAGGGCGGTCATCAGCTTGGAAATCGAGGCGATCGGCCGGATGGTGTCTTCGTTCTTGGAAAACAGCACCGTGGAAGTGGCCAGGTCCTGCACATAGGCCACGCTGGAGCGCAGCGCCGCCGCCTGGGCCGACGTCGTGGCCGGCGCGGCCGCCGCCGAGACCTTGCTGCGCGTAGTGCTGGTGGCGTGGCTGACGACCTTCTTGCCCGACTTGGTGGTGGTGTCGGCGACGGTTTCCTTGCGGGTGGTGGTGCTGGTCTTGCCGCTGGCGGATTTCTTCGCCACCGTGGTGGTCTTGCTCTGCGTCTTGGCGACCGTGGTCTTGCTGCCGGACTTGGCGGTGGTGGTGCTCTTGGTAACCGTGGTCGTGGTGGTTTGCTTGGGAGCCGTCTTGGCCTGGGCTGCCTTGCAGGCCGCCGATTTGGCGTTGACCTTGCAGGGATCGGCCGCCGCCCGGGCGCCGGGCGAGAGCAGGAGCGATGCCGCGACCATCAGCGGAGCGACCGCCGTCACGACCGAACGTGTCACAAATTGCGCCATAAGTAGGACTTGTCCGTAAGACTGGGGCGGACGCCGCGCGGCGTCTCGCGAGAAAATTGAATCGAATTATAGGGTTAGGGCGTTAATTTAAACAATCTTTTTAAGCGACGGGGCGCGGCACGGCTGGCAGGGCCGCGCAGGCAGGGGCTGGCATGCTCATCGGTTCTGCCGCACGGCACGCACGCGCGTGCTCATCCGTGCCGCAATATGGCATGGCGACGAAGGCAAACCAATGAGGGGATGCGAGAGGATGCGGCCGGCTCGGCGCTGAGGGAAGGGAGTGAAGAATGGGCCGCCGGCGAGGGAATGCGCCGCCGCCAAGGCGGCGCGGCGCCGCGCGCCGTGGCCGGTGACCTGGCCTCGCCGGGTGGAATCGAACCACCAATTGACCCTTAGGAGGGGCCGGTTATATCCATTTAACTACGGCGAGGTGAAAACGCATCGTGAGGAAGCTTGGGCTGCTTGATCGCGGCGGCCGCCAGACACGCGAAGCTCGCGATTCTACCATTGGGGCAGAGCGCACTTGGCCTCTGCCATGACGCGTTGCGGCGGCTTCGTTTGTCCGTTTGCGCGAAGATAGTCGGCGCGTTCCGGTCAGTGTAGCGACTTCTCGACGCGAATTGGCAATGACCTCAATCATGCCGGGAAGAGCTATCTGACTGCGCTAAAGACCCAGCCCATGGAGCCAATAGCGATGACCCCGTGCTCCATGACGTCCGCATCCACTCGCATGTTCAGTGTGGGGCGCTTCACCATGACGCGAGGCCGGCCAGGCCGCGTGACTTCGGCCGTATTCCAATACGCGTATACCGCAGTCTCATCGTTCGGGTCGTAGGGATCGGTGTCCGGGTTGTGGGAAACGGGCGTTTCCGCCGCGGCCCCGGCTTTGACGCGGTCCCGATCAGTTTTGCCGAGCCATTTCATACAACCTGCGTTGGATCTTCGATGCGCGACGCAGGAAAATCGTGCGTACTCGGCGCTGCGGATCGCGCCCCGGAACCAAGGTGCCACCTCAGGCAGTCGTTCATGCACACCGGCGGATTAGCGCCCGGCACAGCGGGCGCCGATTGATGGTCCGGGCGCGGCCGCGCCCGGCCAAAGGCACTAGACCTGCATCATCGTCCGGCTATCCTGCCGGCGCGACGGTGCCGCCTCCTGTCCCGCGCCGCGCGGCTCGCCCTGCGCCGGGGGCGACAGGCGCGCATAGGGGCCGAGCAGGTCCTTCAGTTTTTCCGCCATGGCGCGCGCCTCCGGCCGCACGGCGTCCATGGCGCGTTGCCATTCCTGGTCGAAACGGGCGGGATTCGTCTCGTTCTTGGCGAATTCCTTCAGGATCGGGAAGGGATTCCTGGCGATCCCGAGCGCCAGTTCGCACTCGGATTTAATGTCCATGGAATACACGTCGAAGAACGTGGCGGCCTGTTCCGACATGCCGGGCCGCTGGAAGCCGGCGATATTGCGCAGCACCGCATCGATCACCTGGATGGATTCGATGACGCGCGCTTCGCCGTCGACCTGCCGGTGCGCGAGCAGATCCTTCGCGCTCTGGAGCACTTTGGTCATTTGCTCTTGCATGCGTTGGGTTTGCGTTTGCTGGCTGTTTCGCAGGCCGGCGATGGAGTCCCGCAGGCTGGCCTTGGTTTTGTCGTCCAGGTAGGGCTGCTGGAGCATGAACTCCATGGACTGTATCGCCGCCTGGTTGTGGTGCGTCGCCTCCGGGGAGTAGTAGGCGGGCGTACGGTCGACGGCGGGGTTCTTGGGATCGCCATACAGGCAGTTCAGCACCGTAATGGCGCTGTCGCCGGGGAAGGATGGCGCGCCATTCGTTCCGCGATGGTTCATGAACGCGATGTCCTGGCCGGACAGGTGCTTCTCCATATACTCATCGCGTTGCTTGAAGTGGGCCTGCCAGAGTGTCGCGGTCTCGGCCGTGTAGGGGACGTTATGCGACAGCGCGGTTAGGGTCATTTTCCGGATCTCCGACGTAGGTTGTGTGACACGATGCCGTTCAAGGCGGGGCGTACGTCCCTGCGAGCGGATCAGGGTTCCCCCGTATGTCGGGGCTGTTGCCGATGCGGACGCGTCCTCGTCCACGGGCCGCATGTCGCGGACTATTCCGACGCCGGCTCGCGCCGACCTGATAGAATGCTGGCTGGCGGGCCCCTTCGCATGGTCCGGCGGTGAACCTGGTCAGGTCGGGAACGAAGCAGCCATAGCCGTTTAGGGTCAGTGCCGGAGTAAGGCTCGCCTCCCGAATACGCCAAAGAAGGACGGATCAGGTGCGCGGCATCGTTCCGTCCTTTCTTGTTACCGGCGCCGGCCGCTCTACAATCCGCCCATGACCTATCTCGTATTGGCCCGCAAGTGGCGGCCTCGCTCGTTCGATACCCTGGTCGGGCAGGATCATGTGGTGCGCGCCCTGACGCACGCGCTGGATACGCAGCGGCTGCATCATGCCTGGCTCTTCACCGGCACCCGCGGCGTGGGCAAGACCACGCTGTCGCGCATCCTGGCCAAGTCGCTCAACTGCGAGACCGGCATTACGTCCAAGCCTTGCGGCGTTTGCCAGGCTTGTACGGAAATCGACGCCGGGCGCTTCGTGGATTACCTGGAGCTGGACGCGGCATCCAATCGCGGCGTCGACGAAATGACGCAGCTGCTGGAACAGGCGGTCTACGCGCCGGGGGCGGGGCGCTTCAAGGTCTACATGATCGACGAAGTCCACATGCTGACCGGCCATGCCTTCAACGCCATGTTGAAGACGCTGGAAGAGCCGCCTCCGCACGTCAAATTCATCCTGGCCACCACGGATCCGCAAAAGATCCCGGTGACGGTCCTGTCCCGCTGCCTGCAGTTCAACCTGAAGCAGATGCCGCCCGACGCCATCGTGGGACATCTGCGCCAGGTGCTGGGCGAAGAGCAATTGGGCTTCGAGGTGCCGGCGCTGCGGCTGATCGCGCAGGCGGCGTCCGGCTCCATGCGCGACGCCTTGTCGCTGACCGACCAGGCCATCGCCTACAGCGCGGGCAACCTGACGGAAGAAGCCGTGCGGGGCATGCTGGGCACCATAGACCAGCGCCATCTGGTGCGTCTGCTGGACGCCCTGGGCGCCG is from Bordetella bronchialis and encodes:
- the pbpG gene encoding D-alanyl-D-alanine endopeptidase, with protein sequence MVAASLLLSPGARAAADPCKVNAKSAACKAAQAKTAPKQTTTTTVTKSTTTAKSGSKTTVAKTQSKTTTVAKKSASGKTSTTTRKETVADTTTKSGKKVVSHATSTTRSKVSAAAAPATTSAQAAALRSSVAYVQDLATSTVLFSKNEDTIRPIASISKLMTALVVVDANQPMDDMLEVTDDDIDRLRHAASRLPVGSRLSRADMLHVALMSSENRAAHALGRYYPGGMPAFVKAMNAKARELGMMDTHFVEPTGLSSENVSSPRDLVRLLRAASQRPLIHRYTTDTEYDVDMGRGQMRTFRNTNALVRSADWDIKVSKTGFINEAGECLVMLAHIQGRDLAIVLLDSQGKYSRIADAVRIRKFVQNEVAMM
- a CDS encoding HD domain-containing protein, producing MSLTIGGIAIPDSQLAREITDLVRDTESPLLFHHSSRVYYFGALAGKRRGLKFDAELLYAGAMFHDMGLTHAHASQDLRFEVDGANVARDFLRSHGISQQDIDLVWTAIALHTTPGVPEHMHPVIALVTAGVEMDVLGIDYAGFSDADREAVVHAHPRGDNFKENIIQTFYDGIKHKPQTTFGNVKADVIADKEPHFHRGNFCSVIRGSAWRA